The nucleotide sequence AGCAGCCTGTCTACAAAAAGTTATTGCCTCTTCTAACCGATATAAGCAGGAACTATAGAGGCTACCCAACTGACCTAAACTTACCGCTTTTCCTGCCAAATCATTTGTTTGAGTCCATATTTTAAGTGCTTTTCGATAAGCTGTTTCTGCCTCTGGATATTTTCCCGCTCCTTGATAAGCTATGCCTATTTGGTGGCAAGCAAGAGCGATTTTTGCAGGCATCCTCAACTTCTCGTATATCTTTAACGCTACTTCGAGACTCTCGATAGCTTCACTATGCTTTCCTTGTCTGCGCAGCAGGGTCGATAAATTCAGTCTGCACACTGCTACGTCATGAAAAGAATTACGTTTGCTAGCCTGCTTAATCGCAGTTTCATATATCTTTTGAGCTTGCTCTAATTTCCCTAACTGCATCAGGCAAGTCGCTTGCTCTGTCAGAGAAACATATATCATCTGATGATTATCTCTTTCACTTGACAACTCATATAACCGCTGAGTTTCGACAAATAACTCTAGGGCAGAGTCTGCTCGACCAGCTTCTAGCAAGACCATTCCAAGTAAATAGTGTGCCATAGCTATTGACTCATCAGCCCCTTTGTATGCTGTGGGACCAATGACTTTAGATTTCGCCAGTAGTGCTTGGGCCTTTTCGTAAGCAGATTGTAGTTCACCCTTCTGTAAAAGTCGCTCAATTAGCGAACGCTCATTTTCGAATAGAGTATATCCCCATTCTGACGAAAACTTAGCTATATGCTCTCGAAATCTTACCGCTTGTGCTAAAGCTTTTGTTTGCCCCAAGCTCGTTGTCAACTGTTCAATTACCCCAGCAATAAAAATGGATTTTTCAATCATTGAATTATCTAGGGCTACTTGTTGCTCTAACCATTCTAATAAAGCCATTAAGTTAGGCAACTCAAACAAAGCCAAACGAGAAGCCAAGATGTTATTGCCACCTAAGATATTGTTTCTTAGAAAATAGACGAATTGCATTGTAGCAATACCCCAACTTGTTTTAAGCTCAGAAATTTGCTCTGGAGATTGCTGTGATTTTAAGTAAGCAGGCAGGGCAGGGTCGAGGCGCAGGTAGGTGTATTCCTGCTGCTCTGCTATGCCAACTTCAATCAGTCTGGCAGCAATGGCTTCGGCCTCTTCAACTTCAACTCCCATTACCAATCGCAAGAGGATTAGATTTCCCCCTCCATGCACCACCGCCAACCGCTTCACCCGCTCCTGCGCCTCCTCCGGCAATCTCCGCAGGGACAGTTCCACGCTGGCATACAGCGAATTCTCCCGATCGCCCGGATTCTCGGCCTCCAACTTCTCCATGAGCTGGGTCAGCCGTTGGGTCGTCAACGCTACCCCGGTACGCACTTCCCTCGCCAGCAGCACCAGGGCGCGGGGGTGACGGTTCACGGTTTCCACCAGTTCGGTAATTTCTGCCGGGGTGGTGGCGTTGTCGGTGGCGGGGGGTTCCCAGCCGTGTTGGGCCATCACCTGCTCCACCAGTTGAATGGCGTCCTCTTTGGTCAGGCGATCCAATGTGACAGTGCATTTTCTGGGTTGGGCAAAGGGGGCGGGCAGGGGTTCGCGGCTGGTGAACAGCAGGCGACAGCGAGGATCGGCGGCGAGCAATTTCTGGCAGAGGGCCAGCAGTTCGGTGACATCCGCCACGCCTGCGGGGTTCTGACCCTGGGCATCGGGCAGCACGCTTTCTAGATTGTCGAGCACAATCACTGTGGAGAAGTCCCGCAGGGCGCGTTCGATGGGTTGCAGGGCGGCGGTGAGGTCGTCGCCGTACTGGGCCACCAGGTACTTCGGCACCAGTTGGCGACCGATGATATCCAGCACGCCCTTTACGTCCTGCACATTCTGGGGCTCCACGCTGACGAAGGCCGCCCGCTGAAACCGACCCGACTGCACCAACCAGCGGGCGAGTTCCACTGCCAGGGCCGTCTTGCCCAGGCCGCCGCTGCCGCGAATCACGGCGTAGGGTTCCTGCTGGAGCAGGCGCTCCAGGCGCAGCAGTTGACGGCTGCGACCGACAAAGTGGTGCTCCGGTTCGGGGGGGAGCTGGCCCAGTTGGATCTGGCGGCGCTCTCGGGCCAGGCGGGCGGCGGCTTCCCCCACGGTGACGGTGAAGAGCTGGGAGTCGGCTTCATCCTGGTAGAGCACGGGCACAAACCAGTCCTGCAGCTCCAGGTTGCCCGCCCCCATAATTTTGCCCCGTTCCGGGTCGCCGTAGAGTTCCTCCTGCCCGGCCAGCATGGCATCCCCCACCCGTTTGCCCTCGGCCAGGGTGCGGTAAAAGGGCTCCACAAAGCGGCGGGCGGTTTCCACCAGTACCGAATGGCTCATGGCCACTACGGAACCCACCCCTTCTTCCAGCAGCCGGGCGGCGACGGAGGCCATGGGGTCATCGGTGGCCTGGGCGGTCTGGCAGGCTTCCAGAAAAATCAGCGGCACGCCGTAGTGCTGCAGCTCCGCCGCCAGCTCTGGCGCGTGGATGAGCTTCAGCAGGCGCTGGCCCAGCTTGTCGCTGTCGCGGGGGTCTTCAAAACAGAGGGCACCCAGCCCCACCCGGCGGTCGTACACGCCGTGGCCGTCAAAGTGGACGATTTCGTAGGGGTCGTTGGCGGCTCGGGCCTGTTTCAGGGCGGCTTTCATCGCGGGGAAGGTGGGCGGCGAGAGCAGATCGACCTTCACCAGGTCTGACCCCAGGGTGTCTACCGCCTGCACCAGGGCTCTGGCGCTGATGCGGTGGTCGATGTAGCCAACGGGGTGACCGTCGCCATCCACTTCGGGGCGGGGGCTGATCAGCAGCACCCGGATGGGCAGGTCGGCTTGCAGCGTTTCCGTGCGCTTGCGGTTGGGCAGTCGCCGCCGCACCCGCACCCCGTTGGCCCCCTGAGAGAGGTAGCCGTCGCCGTCGTGGAGGATTTCCCAGGGTAGGGTGAGCAGGTCGTTGGCGGCTTCGCGGAACCGGGCGGCTGCGTCGTCGGGGGTGCCTTCGGGCGGGTCGCCATCCACCTGCACAGAGAAGCGACGGCTGCCCGTCGTGCGTCGCCATTCGGCCAACGGTTCCCGTGCCGACTCTGCCAGGGTCGCCGCCTGATACAGGGCCTGCCCCCACTGGGGCAACTGTTCTTCAGTTTTAATCGCCCGCTGCTTAAAGACGCCCGTGGGCCACTGGTAGTATTTCTCGATGTACCAGCGAATCTCCTCCAGTTCCACAGGACCGAGGGGCGCGGTGAAGGTGTACTGGCGGCTGGTAATCTGGCGGCTATCGGCGTCAGCGGGAATATAGGTGAGTTCCGCCATGGCGGTGGCGCGGCGAATGCCCCCACTCTCCACAATTTGCGGATTTTTGAGTTCCAGCAGCAGTTCTTCAACGGGTTCGACTTCGACAGTTTTGCCCCCTTGCCAATCGTTGGGGAGTTGCAGTCCCAGGGCTGCCGCAATGCGTGGTATCGCTTCCGTCAAGCCCGTCGGCCCTGCCTCCACAAAAATGTAGAGCGGGTCGTTGGGGAAGAGCATCGCCACCATGCCATCCGGGTCAACCCCTGGCAGCAAAACGGGAATGACCTTGTAGCCGTCGTCGCGGGCTTGAGCCACCTCCAGCGCAAACTGGGTTTCTTTTGGCACCCATTTGGAGTTGAAGGTGTCAGGGCTAAAGACGACCAGAAAATGATCGGCGGCTTCAATGGCGTCTTTAATGGTGTCAGTCAGCGCATCGCCCCCGGTCAGCTCGCGGGAATCGACCCACGATATTTGCCCGTGGAGTTCGAGGATTTCTCGCAGCTGTTTGACGATCGCATCGTCCTTCGTCGAGTGGGAGATAAAAATATGGGCCGACATTTCTCTACTCGCTGATTTTTTTGATTTTAGCCGCCGCCACAGGATTGGGCGAGTTGGGGTGGTTGAGGGGACGGGTCCCTCGAAGGGAGTACGTGTTTAGCGTCGATTTAAGCAGCGCGATTTTGCCGCACCATGGCTTGGGCGACTTGTTCGATGAACGAGTCGCCTCNNNTCGGTCATCCTATCAGCGCGATAGTCACTACCTTAAGCCTCCTTTTCTCTGCTGGGAGGAATGACAACCGAACACAGACGCTAAACACGTACCGAAGGGACCCGTCCCCTGAAAAGGCTTGTCGCTCTCACGGGTAGCGCTGGGTAAACTCATGGACACTGAAACGTCGCTTTCACCGTCCCCATTTCTCGGCCCGCCACGGCGACTCACCCACCGTCTGATCAATCTGTAGCTTGGGCCGCATTTTCTCTCGGGGCAAATCAGTTAAAGGTAGAGTAGTTAAGTATTAAGCTGAGGCTCCATCGCCTTTGACAGAGGGGATAGGATTGTTGATGAAGCATCGTGCTAATTTTGGGTAATTGCCACGATGTGGGTGGTAGCTAACTGCCGCGATCGCCCCCGTTTTCCGCTTGTCTGCTCGCTCTCGATTTCCCTATTCCCATAGCTTGTAGTAGCAATCCTCCACTATGGCAACGTCTAACTCCAGCATGTTGGCGACCTTCTCCCAAGTGAGTCCCCAAGGGGGCGGCTTAACCCGTCGGGTCAAAGATCTACCGGCGCCTCAGTTCATCGATTTATTGGATCAGATCACCCGGGAGTTTGAACACTTCCTGCGGGCGATCGACATGATCAACAACGAATCGCTGGAGAACATGCTGGAGCAGATTTTGGAGGCGTTTACCCTCAAAATCGGCCAGATTCTCCAGGCCGATCGCACCACCATCTTCATGGTCGATTGGGATAAAGAAGAACTCTGGTCCAAAATTGCCCAGGGCGACGACGAAGCCCGCCTCGAAATTCGCGTCCCCGTGGGCAAAGGCATTGCGGGCCATGTGGCCGCGTCCGGCGAATGCCTGAACATTCCCGATGCCTACGCCAGTGATCTCTTCAATCCCAAGACCGACAAGGAAACGGGCTACCGCACCCACAGCATTCTCTGCATTCCCGTTTTCAATAAAACGAAGGAAGCGGTGGTGGCCGTGGTGCAACTGCTGAACAAGCTTGATCCCAGCAACCAGCCCACCGCTTTTGATAGCCAGGATGAGCGCAGCTTCCGCGAGTTCGCGTCATCCATCGGCATCATTCTCGAAAGCTGCAACTCCTTCTACGTTGCGGCCCGTAACCAAAAGGGCGTCTCTTCCCTACTAAAAGCGATCTCCTCCCTCGAACAAAGTTTGGATTTGGAGAAAACGCTGCAATCCGTCATGGCGGAAGCCCGCGATTTGATGAGTGCCGATCGCAGCACCCTATGGCTCATCGACGAAACCACCAACGAACTGTGGTCAAAGGTGAAATCCGGCGACGGCAAAACCATGATTGACCTGCGCATTCCCGCCGATCGCGGCGTGGTGGGCTACGTCGCCACCACCGGGGAACCTCTCAACATTCCCGACGCCTACCAAGATCCCCGCTTTGATCCCGCATCCGACAAGCGCACTGGCTACCTGACCCGCAATATCCTTTGTATGCCGGTGTTTGACTCCTCCGGCAAACTGATTGCGGTCACCCAGCTGATCAACAAAAAGCAGGGCTCCTTCAACAGCTCCGACGAAGAGTTCATGCGGGCGTTCAACATTCAGGCGGGCATCGCGCTGGAAAATGCCCAACTGTTTGAAGACGTGCTGGTCGAAAAGCAATATCAGAAAGATATTCTGCAAAGCCTGTCTGATGCGGTCATCTCGACAGATCTGGAAGGTCGCGTCGTCACCATTAACGATGCCGCGCTGGAACTGCTGGGCTGTCCCGAATCGACCGACGACACCGACCACACCCTGCGAGAAGCCTGGGAAAAGCAGCTCATTAACCGCTGCGTGTGGGACATCATTCCCCTCGAAAAGTTGCAGTTCCGCCTGGAAGATAGCCTGGAAACTGGGGCCAAGCACTACGTGCCCGAGCAAACGCTGAAGGTCGCCATTCCCGCCGCGATCGCCCTCGCTGCCGAAGGCCAAACCATTGACCCCGCCGAGGCGCTGCTACTGCTGCCCGACGCCGACAACGCCGACCAGTTTTGGCCCTGGGGACACCGCACCGACGCCACGCCCCTGAGCAAATCTCAAGTGCAACTGCTGGAGCGCAGCATTAACCTGACGGTAAACCCGCTGACCAATCCCGAGGGCGGCGTGCGCGGCGGCCTGCTGGTGCTCGAAGACATCAGCCAAGAAAAGCGGATGAAGACCACCCTGTACCGCTACATGACTCCCGGCGTGGCCGATCGAGTCATGGCCCTGGGCGAAGACATGCTCATGCGCGGCGAACGGCGGGACGTCACTGTCCTCTTTTCCGACATTCGGGGCTACACCACCCTGTCGGAGAATCTCGAAGCCGACAAGGTGGTGGAACTGCTCAACGCCTATTTTGAAACCATGGTGGAGGCCGTCTTTACCTACGAAGGCACCCTCGACAAATTCATTGGCGATGCCATCATGGCCGTTTATGGCGCGCCACTACCGCTGCAAAATCATGCTTGGGCGGCAGTCCAGTCCGCGTTGGATATGCGTCACCGCCTCGCCATCTTCAACGCTGAACGGGTGGCCCAAAAGCAACCGGAAGTGCGCATCGGCATCGGCATCAGCTCCGGCGAAGTGGTCTCCGGCAACATCGGCTCCCAGCGCAAGATGGAATACACCGTGATCGGCGACGGGGTGAACCTCAGCTCCCGCCTGGAAGGGGTAACGAAGCAGTATGGCTGCGACATCGTGTTGAGCGAGCACACCTATGAGCTGTGCGAAGACCTGATTTGGGTGCGGGAACTGGACAAAACCCGCGTCAAAGGGAAGACCCAGCCCGTCAGCATCTATGAGCTGATTGACTTTAAGAAAAATGCCCTCGACCAGACCTCTCAAGACTTCTTGGCGCTGTATCAAGAAGGGCGAGCTGCATACACCAGCATGGAATTCAAAAAAGCAATTGCCTGTTTTGAAAAAGCCGCCCAACTGCGCCCTAGCGATCGCGCCGTCGATGTCCACATCAATCGCGCCAACGCCTATCTGGTGAATCCCCCTCCCGCCGATTGGGATGGCGTCCACACCATGACTACCAAGTAAGCTCAGCCATGCTGTAGGGTGGTATCGAGGTAACGAGACCCACGGTTGCCACGGCTCGTGTGAATTGCGGTTAACCGCGCGTGAGCAGCACGGGTTTGGGCCGAGGCGATCGCTCCGTCAAAAATCGTGGTCTTAACAACGACTGCAAAATCAGCCAAAGCGACTGCCATTCATTGGGCGAACAGCGACTTTGCCACTGACCAGGACGGCAAAATAAGAGCTCCGTAATGTGGCGTTGTTGCGGTAAATCGAGCGGCGCAAATTGCAGGGTCAAAGTGGGTAAACCATCGACCGGGCGCTGCTGCACCAAAGTGGCGGGCAGGGTAAAGTGCTCATCGACGAGAGCGATCGCAATTGGGGTTCCCGTCACCGCCGCAGAGGGCAAAGTATCGACTTTGGTAAGTTCCACTTCCGCCGCAATCTCAGAAATCATGGTGGTGGTGCCCCACACACATTGTTCAGTCCCGTCGGGCAGAGTGAGCTGCAGGCGAGCCACGCGGCGCACGTTAAACCACTCGTAGGGACTGGGACGCGGGGCATCGAGCAACACCAGCAAGGCGAGCCCCAGCATCATCAAGTTATAGCTGCTCCAGAGCCAACCAATGCCCACCCCGCGCCAATGCTCAGCCGGACTGGCCATGGTCATCAGACAGTGCCCCAGATTGACCCACAAGCTCAGCGCCGTAAGCCCAAACATCAGCATCAACGGCCAAGCTAAGGCCCAGTTGAACCGATAGCGATCGCTCGCCGTGCCTTTGGGCGTGACTTTGAAGCCATTGCCAAAGGGTCGCACCATTACTTGAAACACGGTCACGGCGAGAGGAAAGGCCAGCACCAGGGAATACACATCGGAGAGCAGGGCGGAGCGCGATCGATAATTTAGCCAGGAAAAGACGCTCAGTTGCACCAGGTAAAAGGGCAGGAAAAAATACAACAGTTCGGTCTCTGTGGCCCGCAGCGGAATGACGTTGAAAAAAGCGTAGGCCAGGGGCATGGCGAGAAAGCCGACGCGAGCCACGCTGCTGAACCAGTGAATCAATCCCTCGAAGTAGGCGAGACGCTGAATCGGCGTCAGTCCCGGAATGGTGACCGGATTCGATTTAATGAAAAAGGCTTGCAGGGTGCCTTGCTCCCAGCGCACCCGTTGCAAAGCGTGGGCGGCAATATTTTCTGCCGCCAGACCCGCGCTCAGTTTTTCGTTCAGATACACCAGTTGATAGCCCTGGGCAGCGATGCGGATGCCCGTGAAAAAGTCTTCACTGACCGCTTCGGTCACAAAGCCACCAATATCGGTCAACGCTGAGCGGCGCACGACAAACGATGTCCCCGCACACACCACGGCTCCGGCCCCATCGCGCACCCGCTGAATCTGCCGATAAAACACCTCTTCTTCGGGCGTGAGCACATCTTCTAAACCGAGATTGCGGGCGATGGGGTCAGGATTGTAAAAGCTCTGGGGCGTTTGCACCAACCCCACCTGCGGATCCTGGAAAAAGCCTACCGTGCGGGTAAGAAAGTTCCTCGTTGGCACAAAGTCCGCATCAAAACAAACGATGAGCTCGCCCTGAGTTTTGGGCAGGGCGTGGTTCAGGTTACCGGCTTTGGCGTGGCGATTGTCGGGGCGGGTGAGGTATTCACAACCAAGTTTTGCTGCCAGGGCCTGAATCTCTGGGCGGCGAGTGTCGTCGAGCAAGTACACCGTTTTGGGTTCGTACTCCATCGCCTGACAGCCGATGATCGTCCGCCGCAGAATAAACTCCGGTTCGTCATAGGTTGGGATCAGCACATCTACAGTGGGGCGATACTCGCCACTGGCGACCATTTGCGAGAGCTGATCGGCGGCTTTATGGCGATCGCGCACCCGCAGCAGCAAAAACAACTGCACCAACCCGCTAAAGAGGATCAGCAACTCTAGCGCGAACAAGCCCAAGCTAAAGACGCCGTTCAACGGGGTGCTGAGGTTGAGGGTCGAGGTAGTGCGCCAGGTCAGATACCGCAACGTCAAGACACCCAAAATGCCCACGACCACGGTTCGGGACCAGGTTTGCGGCGTCGGTGACACCCGCATAATGCCCCACACCACCAACATCAACGCTGTCGCCCAAAACCAAAAATAGTGACCGATCGCCATCGGCGTCATCGCCCATGTCGGCGGATGCTGCTGGAGATAATCGAGCTGTTCAAAAATGGTGCTGATGGTGTCGTGACCGCTAAACCAGGCGATCGCGATACCAGCGGCGATCGCTAAAGCACCCATCATGAACAAGGTGGCTAGTTGGGGACGCCAAGGCTGGCGGAAAAACCGTGCAGAAGTCATAACTCTCAAGAAGCCAAATGAATGACAGTGGGAATATCTGCATCCGCACCGCAGCCCAGCGACCGTCAGTGACCGTCGTCAAAACTCAACTGCGACCTCTCCGCAGACTAGGCCATCATTTAGATAGAAAAATCTCTATCCAGAAAATAACGCTTTTATAGCTTCTTTGCATTGCTTAATTCTGGGGTGAGCGATCGCTGAGAGTACGATAAGAAATCGCCCTGGGCGTCAAACATGGGGGGAGTCTCTCAGCCCACTGGAACTCTGGATCGCTACTCGGGAATCGGGCCGAGAGCTCGCTGCGTTGGTAACGCCTCAAGAGTCGGCAACACCATGATCGTTAATGAGGAATGGCAGCCCCTGGGGCCGTTTGCGCCTGCACGGCGGTAATGGCGACAGTATTGACGATGTCTTCGACGGTGCAGCCCCGGCTCAGGTCGTTGACCGGCTTGCGGAGTCCTTGCAAAACGGGACCGATCGCGATCGCCCCGGTTTCCCGCTGCACCGCTTTATAGGTGTTGTTGCCCGTGTTCAAATCGGGAAAGATTAGCACCGTGGCTTTGCCCGCCACGGCAGAGCCTTTCATCTTCTGCGCACCCACTTCGAGGTCCACCGCCGCGTCGTATTGAATAGGGCCTTCGAGGAGTAAGTCAGGACGGCGATCGCGGGCCAACTTCGTCGCAGCCCGCACCTTTTCCACCTCTTCGCCCTTACCCGATTCCCCTGAGGAATAAGACAGTAGCGCCACTTTTGGGTCAACGCCAAAAATGCGGGCCGTATCTGCTGAAGAGATGGCAATTTCCGCTAGCTGTTCCGCCGTCGGATTGGGGTTGATGGCGCAGTCGCCGTACACCAGCACCCGCTGTTCTAAACACATGAAAAACACCGACGACACCACCGAGACGCCGGGTTGGGTTTTGACAAACTGTAGGGCCGGACGAATGGTGTGCTGCGTCGTATGCACTGCGCCCGAAACCATGCCATCGGCATCGCCTTTGTACACCATCATGGTGCCAAAGTAAGAGACATCCATCATCACGTCGAGGGCATTGTCGAGGGTGACGCCTTTGTGCTGCCGCAGTTCAAAAAAGGTCTGAGCATAGTCTTGCAGGGCCGGACTCTCGGACGGATGCACCACATTCACCTGGTCGAGATCCAGCCGCACCTGATATTTTTCGATCACCCGCTGCACGTCGTGGCGATGTCCCAATAGCGTCAGTTTGACGATGCCCCGGTCGAGCAACATGGCCGCCGCTTTGAGAATGCGGGGATCATAGGCTTCGGGCAGAACGATATGCTGCAACTGCGACTTCGCCCGTTCCATCAGGTTGTAGGTAAACATTTTGGGCGTCATGCCCCGGACCCGCACGGCACTAATTTGCTGGTCTAGGCGCTGCAAATCTACATGCTGATCGAACATCTGGATGCTGAGGTCGATCTTTTCGCGATCGTCGGGCCAAAGCGTACTGTGCACCTCATTGACCTGGGCCGCCGTGGTAAAAGTGTCGGTCTTGACGGAGAGAATCGGCAGCGGGTCGGGGATGCCTTCGATCAGGCGAGCGATCGCCGGTTCGGGCTGCATTCCCGTCGAGAGCAAAATGCCTGCCAGAGGCGGATAGCTGCTGGATTGATGGGCCTGCAACATGCCCGCAATGATGTCGCCGCGATCGCCCGGCGTAATCACCAAACAATCCGGCTCGACCCAGTCCAGACAGTTCTGCAACTGCATGGCCGCCACGATGCGCTTCGTCGCGAGATTCTTAAGACGGCGATGCCCGTACAGCACCTGGGCTTGCAGCTGAGCGGCAATATCCCGCATTCGGGGACTCGCCAACCGGGGATGCCTTGGAATCACCGACAGCAATAACCCCCGCATGCCAAAGTGCCGGAACAATTCTTCCTTCAATTCATTAACGGCATCCGGGGCCGCATTGTTGAGAATGATGCCCGCAATGTCGCACCCGACTTCTTGATAGGCTTCCACCGCCATCTCCACGGGGCCTAAGGCTTCGGCCACGGAGCGATCGTGGGCGGTGCCCAAAATCAACACGGGTGCGCCCAAGTTTTTGGCAATTTCCTGATTAAAGCTAAATTCAAAGGCCAAATTTTCCGCCAGATAATCCGACCCTTCGCAGAGCAAAAAGTCGCCCCGCGATTCCAAAGCTTTGTACTTGCGAATGATGGTGTCGATGACGTCGTCAGTGCGATGTTGGGCGATCAGATCTTGGGCTTCGCGCGATCGCAACCCAAACGATTCTTCATAGGTTTGCTTCAGCTCAAAATGGTTGACGATGAGGTGGATGTCTTCGTCTTGCTCGTGCTCGGGGGCGATGACGGCAGCTGCTGGCCCAGGGCCTTGAATCAACGGGCGAAAGAAGTGGACTCGCGTCGTCCGCCGCAACAGCAACTCGATAATGCCCAGGGAGACCAACGCCTTGCCGCTACCGGCTTCCGCCGTACTGATAAACAATGAATTCGTCATTGTGAATTCTCCTGGTCAATTCGCGCGGTCATGTCTACCCTGCCCGGTCACCTAAATTGAATCTCGGAAAACGCTCTGCCCAGCAGATATTAACCATGACTTTTGAATTCACCGCGCGATCGCCCCAGAGCGGTATTACACTTTGCGTGAATAGTGCATTTTTGCGCTGAGCTTCGGCTATGATTCTATAGTTCTTATGAACTATTTAGAGCATTATGGTTCAATACACCCTGACTCAGAGTCCCGAAGTGATTCTCAATGTGGCGGGTAAAGATTCTCGCAAAGCCCGTGAGAAGGCGATGGATCAGTTGGTAGAACTGATGGATGATGGCCAGTTGCCCACCAACTTGGCCGATGGATTTGACCCTCAACAATTTATTGAAGTGAAAACGCCTGAACCGACGGCTGATGTCAAAAACCAGGAAGATGCGGTGGTCGAAGCGGTGCAAGTGCTCAGTCACCTCGCGACCCTGAAAATGAAGATGCAAGATTCTCGTGAGGAAGCGCTAGAGGTGCGCCAACTCATTGACTTGTTGTTTAGCGATGAGCCGATTAGCGAGGCCCAAATTGCCAGCTTGAAAGACGGCTTCAAAACCTTAAAAGGATTTGCCCAAACCAATCTCAAGTACCGGGATGCGCGATCGCAGGCCGAAAGCGCGCGGCAAATTTTGGATGAAGCACTCAAGCCCTAGTGACCCATCCAGCCACTGGGCTCCCTTCATGGGGTTTTATTGCAAGTTGCGATCGCATGTTAAGCCCTGCTGAGTAGCCGAAAACCGCCGCTTTAATTTTATTGCAAGTTGCGATCGCATGTTAAGCCCTGCTGAGTAGCCGAAAACCGCCGCTTTAAAATGAGATCAAAGAGACCCATCGTTTACGGAATCGTGATTGGCAAACTGATGGGCCTCCAAAAGCGATGCCGACCGCTTGGTGACGCAGGGTTCGCTTGTGGCTGACACAGCTGGCTCGAATCTTTGCGAAATCGAGTAGGTCAAGTTTGCGGTATCGCGATCGCTCCAGTAGCCGAGTACCTAGTCAGGAGGCTGTTATGTATCGCAAGATTTTGGTGGCTGTTGATCACTCCGCCTTGCAAAACTACTTGCTCGAGAAGGCGATGGGTCTAGCCAAGCTGATGAAAGCAGACTTGATCATTGTCCACGCCCTATCCGCATACGATGAAGGCAGTCCTGGCCTCCCGATGCGGGCTTATCATTCCTACTACCCCATCAGCGACAGCGTCGCCTGGGAAACTTACCAAAAACGGTGGGAGGACTACGAGCAACAGGGCCTCAATGAACTGCGACAGTTAGCCGATCAGGCCACCGCCGAAGGGATCAAAACCGAGTTTACGCAAACGGCAGGTGACCCAGGCCGAGTCATTTGTGACATGGCTGCTAGTTGGCAGGCTGACCTGATCGTGGTGGGTAACCGGGGACGCTCCGGCCTGAGTGAATTTTTCTTGGGCAGTGTGAGCAACTACGTGATGCACCATGCACCTTGTTCGGTATTGGTGGTGCATAACACGGAAGTCCCGAACGCCCAAGCAAAGACTGCTGAAACTGCCGAGACAGCAGGGGCGATCGCGTAACCGCTCGCCCGGTCTTGGCCGCAGGCTAACGAGTGTCACTGATTTACCGACAAGGTGCCGTCGCATTGAGGTTGACTAACCTGGGTGCGACGGTTTTGTGTGCGGGGCGATCGCTGAGGGGACGGGTCCCTTGGTCAACTATCAACATATCGGTTGATGTCATAGGGACCCGTCCCCCTAGCCAGCAAGCACTTCCGATCGAGGCAGTCCGGCGATCTCGACCTCGTAATACCAGGGATGATTGACACTCTGGGGAGATCGCCCAGGGGCAGCCGCTCGGTGAGCCGTGACGACATCCCGCTGCTCGATCGCTGACAGAAGTCTCTACAATTCATAAGGGCACGAATCTTTGAGCACTATGGCGGGGCAAGACT is from Leptolyngbya iicbica LK and encodes:
- a CDS encoding GAF domain-containing protein, coding for MATSNSSMLATFSQVSPQGGGLTRRVKDLPAPQFIDLLDQITREFEHFLRAIDMINNESLENMLEQILEAFTLKIGQILQADRTTIFMVDWDKEELWSKIAQGDDEARLEIRVPVGKGIAGHVAASGECLNIPDAYASDLFNPKTDKETGYRTHSILCIPVFNKTKEAVVAVVQLLNKLDPSNQPTAFDSQDERSFREFASSIGIILESCNSFYVAARNQKGVSSLLKAISSLEQSLDLEKTLQSVMAEARDLMSADRSTLWLIDETTNELWSKVKSGDGKTMIDLRIPADRGVVGYVATTGEPLNIPDAYQDPRFDPASDKRTGYLTRNILCMPVFDSSGKLIAVTQLINKKQGSFNSSDEEFMRAFNIQAGIALENAQLFEDVLVEKQYQKDILQSLSDAVISTDLEGRVVTINDAALELLGCPESTDDTDHTLREAWEKQLINRCVWDIIPLEKLQFRLEDSLETGAKHYVPEQTLKVAIPAAIALAAEGQTIDPAEALLLLPDADNADQFWPWGHRTDATPLSKSQVQLLERSINLTVNPLTNPEGGVRGGLLVLEDISQEKRMKTTLYRYMTPGVADRVMALGEDMLMRGERRDVTVLFSDIRGYTTLSENLEADKVVELLNAYFETMVEAVFTYEGTLDKFIGDAIMAVYGAPLPLQNHAWAAVQSALDMRHRLAIFNAERVAQKQPEVRIGIGISSGEVVSGNIGSQRKMEYTVIGDGVNLSSRLEGVTKQYGCDIVLSEHTYELCEDLIWVRELDKTRVKGKTQPVSIYELIDFKKNALDQTSQDFLALYQEGRAAYTSMEFKKAIACFEKAAQLRPSDRAVDVHINRANAYLVNPPPADWDGVHTMTTK
- a CDS encoding glycosyltransferase family 2 protein, with protein sequence MTSARFFRQPWRPQLATLFMMGALAIAAGIAIAWFSGHDTISTIFEQLDYLQQHPPTWAMTPMAIGHYFWFWATALMLVVWGIMRVSPTPQTWSRTVVVGILGVLTLRYLTWRTTSTLNLSTPLNGVFSLGLFALELLILFSGLVQLFLLLRVRDRHKAADQLSQMVASGEYRPTVDVLIPTYDEPEFILRRTIIGCQAMEYEPKTVYLLDDTRRPEIQALAAKLGCEYLTRPDNRHAKAGNLNHALPKTQGELIVCFDADFVPTRNFLTRTVGFFQDPQVGLVQTPQSFYNPDPIARNLGLEDVLTPEEEVFYRQIQRVRDGAGAVVCAGTSFVVRRSALTDIGGFVTEAVSEDFFTGIRIAAQGYQLVYLNEKLSAGLAAENIAAHALQRVRWEQGTLQAFFIKSNPVTIPGLTPIQRLAYFEGLIHWFSSVARVGFLAMPLAYAFFNVIPLRATETELLYFFLPFYLVQLSVFSWLNYRSRSALLSDVYSLVLAFPLAVTVFQVMVRPFGNGFKVTPKGTASDRYRFNWALAWPLMLMFGLTALSLWVNLGHCLMTMASPAEHWRGVGIGWLWSSYNLMMLGLALLVLLDAPRPSPYEWFNVRRVARLQLTLPDGTEQCVWGTTTMISEIAAEVELTKVDTLPSAAVTGTPIAIALVDEHFTLPATLVQQRPVDGLPTLTLQFAPLDLPQQRHITELLFCRPGQWQSRCSPNEWQSLWLILQSLLRPRFLTERSPRPKPVLLTRG